One Brassica oleracea var. oleracea cultivar TO1000 chromosome C7, BOL, whole genome shotgun sequence genomic window carries:
- the LOC106306403 gene encoding kinesin-like protein NACK1, with amino-acid sequence MMTTEADQMQGPSGGGCEEKISVSVRLRPLNDKEMLRNDSPDWECINSTTIMYRSHLSISDRSMYPSAYSFDRVFGPECCTRQVYDQGAKEVAFSVVSGVNASVFAYGQTSSGKTYTMSGITHCTLVDIYDYIDKHKEREFILKFSAMEIYNESVRDLLSTDSSPLRLLDDPEKGTVVEKLTEETLRDWNHFKELLSVCEAQRQIGETALNEVSSRSHQILRLTVESTAREFFTNDKFSTLTATVNFIDLAGSERASQSLSAGTRLKEGCHINRSLLTLGTVIRKLSKGKTGHIPFRDSKLTRILQSSLGGNARTAIICTMSPARIHVEQSRNTLLFASCAKEVTTNAQVNVVMSDKALVKHLQRELAKLESELRSPGQPSVVASDATTALLTEKDLEVEKLKKEVFQLAQELKQARCEIEDLRRMVGEGKQGPKETLSTEVVLEHQYPKLRVRSTWDSENTTPLSPISAHRSSLSPRSSEYSYDDNVFQLSDFRIDSGSSSPFHQHAFVTPFPEVTHGAETKDQSQVHTEETEAQSDVPREPRNASSTLVIFPSPDEGYAEEERVGKETDGNSEDDCREVRCIETEMMSDVTRLHPEENIPQSSPDRFDVVNAEEPVSLTEPKNLQLSIEAEEEEEEEPVCVTEPKNIQPPTETEKEEKEEEEEEEKVKEVSSASTEPKQESKLIKTPPPCCDFKSSPDEFGTSRLSSSNPMPPVFITPSPEKPFSWLTERESQPVRSMKLTRSRSCRASVLSSSSPSWFEKDAADTPPSWYDKGFFVKAAEMRDIKNERLLQDEFSGRSMPTTWIERSLSDTQTAHATASSSHNEMSSSPNESLSRPSDVSVFELQSPSTSQEKTEETAAQKDKRIIHCSMEEIEQKLFLGLSSTKSFKDAALDPIQDYLDTPLNWPEEFKRLQREIIELWHTCNVSMAHRSYFFLLFRGDQKDCLYLEVELRRLKYIAQNSKPTDDLSLVSSTKALTRERFKLSKLMQRKLSKEERENLFLRWGIGLNTRHRRVQLAHRLWSDYKDMGHVRESASLVGKLHGFVDMNLTSSDMFGINFAFRPPRPKKSSLWKRSVLSLSFL; translated from the exons ATGATGACTACGGAGGCTGATCAGATGCAAGGACCAAGCGGCGGCGGCTGTGAAGAAAAGATTTCTGTTTCTGTTCGTCTCCGACCTTTAAATGACAAGGAAATGTTAAGGAATGATTCCCCTGACTGGGAGTGCATCAACTCTACTACCATCATGTACAGGAGCCATCTCTCTATCTCTGACCGCTCCATGTATCCTTCTGCTTACTCCTTTG ACAGAGTGTTCGGCCCTGAGTGTTGTACCAGGCAAGTCTATGACCAAGGGGCCAAGGAAGTGGCTTTCTCTGTTGTCAGTGGCGTTAATG CTAGCGTCTTTGCATACGGGCAAACAAGCAGTGGAAAGACATACACCATGAGTGGAATTACTCACTGCACTTTAGTTGATATCTACGACTACATTGACAAG CACAAGGAAAGAGAATTCATTCTAAAGTTCTCTGCCATGGAGATCTATAATGAGTCTGTACGAGACCTCTTAAGTACAGATAGTAGTCCGCTCAGACTTCTAGATGATCCTGAG AAAGGGACAGTTGTTGAGAAACTCACAGAGGAAACTCTGCGAGACTGGAATCATTTCAAGGAGCTCCTTTCTGTTTGCGAAG CTCAGCGGCAAATTGGAGAGACAGCTCTAAATGAAGTTAGCTCCCGGTCTCATCAGATTTTGAGATTG ACAGTTGAAAGCACGGCTCGTGAATTTTTCACTAACGATAAATTTAGTACACTAACAGCAACAGTG AACTTTATTGATCTTGCTGGAAGTGAACGTGCATCTCAGTCATTATCAGCCGGCACAAGGTTGAAAGAAGGTTGTCATATAAACCGAAGTTTGTTAACGCTGGGAACTGTGATCCGTAAGCTAAG TAAAGGAAAAACTGGTCACATTCCATTCAGAGATTCAAAACTGACGCGCATACTTCAGTCTTCCTTGGGAGGGAATGCCAGAACTGCCATAATATGTACCATGAGTCCTGCGAGAATCCACGTTGAGCAATCAAGAAACACACTGCTATTTGCGAGCTGTGCAAAGGAGGTGACAACGAATGCACAAGTCAATGTTGTCATGTCTGATAAAGCTTTAGTAAAACACTTGCAGAGGGAGTTGGCTAAACTGGAAAGTGAGTTGAGAAGCCCTGGTCAGCCTTCGGTGGTTGCCTCTGACGCAACAACTGCATTACTGACGGAGAAGGACCTCGAGGTTGAAAAG CTCAAGAAAGAGGTATTCCAACTAGCACAAGAGCTAAAGCAAGCTCGTTGCGAGATCGAGGATCTTCGACGAATGGTTGGAGAAGGAAAACAAGGACCAAAAGAGACACTATCAACAGAG GTGGTGCTGGAACATCAGTACCCGAAGCTGAGGGTGCGCAGTACATGGGACTCTGAGAACACAACACCATTAAGCCCTATATCAGCTCACCGTTCCAGTTTGTCTCCACGATCATCTGAATACAGTTATGACGACAACGTCTTCCAGCTTTCAGATTTCAGGATAGATTCTGGCTCAAGTAGTCCATTTCATCAGCATGCCTTTGTAACTCCTTTCCCTGAGGTTACACATGGGGCAGAAACTAAAGACCAATCCCAAGTTCACACAGAAGAAACTGAAGCTCAATCTGATGTTCCTCGGGAGCCGAGGAATGCCTCATCAACATTAGTTATTTTTCCTTCTCCAGACGAAGGTTATGCTGAGGAGGAACGGGTGGGTAAAGAGACTGATGGAAATTCTGAGGATGACTGCAGGGAAGTTCGATGCATAGAAACAGAGATGATGTCAGATGTCACTAGACTACATCCAGAGGAAAATATTCCGCAGAGCAGTCCAGATAGATTTGACGTTGTTAATGCAGAAGAACCAGTATCTTTGACAGAGCCAAAGAACCTACAACTATCCATTGAAGCAGAAGAAGAAGAAGAAGAAGAACCAGTATGTGTGACAGAGCCAAAGAACATACAACCACCAACTGAAACTGAAAAGGAAGAGAAGGAAGAGGAGGAAGAAGAAGAAAAAGTAAAGGAAGTGAGTAGTGCCTCTACTGAACCAAAACAAGAAAGCAAACTCATCAAAACCCCTCCTCCATGCTGTGATTTCAAATCATCTCCTGATGAGTTTGGTACAAGCCGCCTTAGTAGTAGCAATCCGATGCCACC AGTATTTATCACTCCCTCTCCTGAAAAGCCATTCTCTTGGCTTACGGAGAGAGAATCACAACCGGTCAGAAGCATGAAACTGACTAGAAGTCGAAGCTGCAGAGCAAGCGTGTTATCGAGTTCTTCCCCATCTTGGTTTGAGAAAGATGCTGCTGACACACCGCCAAGTTGGTACGACAAAGGATTCTTCGTCAAAGCAGCTGAAATGCGCGACATCAAGAATGAGAGGTTGCTGCAGGATGAGTTTAGCGGGAGGAGCATGCCAACAACATGGATCGAGAGAAGCTTGAGCGACACCCAAACTGCGCATGCTACTGCTTCTTCTTCACATAACGAAATGTCATCATCACCAAATGAATCACTGTCCCGCCCCTCTGATGTTTCTGTGTTTGAGCTTCAGAGCCCTTCTACAAGCCAGGAGAAAACTGAGGAAACTGCTGCTCAGAAAGACAAGCGAATCATTCATTGCTCG ATGGAGGAAATAGAACAGAAGTTGTTCTTGGGGTTGAGTTCGACAAAGAGTTTCAAAGACGCTGCACTGGACCCAATACAAGACTACTTAGACACGCCTTTGAATTGGCCGGAAGAGTTCAAGAGGCTACAGCGGGAGATAATAGAGTTATGGCACACGTGTAACGTCTCCATGGCCCACCGAAGCTACTTCTTCCTATTGTTCAGAGGGGATCAGAAGGATTGCTTGTACTTGGAGGTCGAACTCCGTAGACTCAAGTACATCGCCCAAAATAGCAAACCCACCGACGATCTGAGCCTAGTGTCCAG CACGAAGGCGTTGACTAGAGAGAGGTTTAAGCTGAGCAAGCTGATGCAGAGGAAACTATCCAAGGAAGAGAGAGAGAACTTGTTCTTGAGATGGGGAATTGGGCTGAATACAAGGCACCGGCGGGTCCAGCTGGCGCACAGACTCTGGTCTGATTACAAAGACATGGGTCATGTCCGAGAGAGTGCCTCCCTCGTTGGTAAGCTCCATGGATTCGTCGACATGAACTTGACTTCCTCTGACATGTTCGGCATCAACTTTGCTTTCAGACCACCTCGTCCCAAGAAATCTAGTCTTTGGAAACGCAGCGTTTTGTCCCTCTCCTTTTTGTAA